A portion of the Vitis riparia cultivar Riparia Gloire de Montpellier isolate 1030 unplaced genomic scaffold, EGFV_Vit.rip_1.0 scaffold504_pilon_pilon, whole genome shotgun sequence genome contains these proteins:
- the LOC117909960 gene encoding disease resistance protein RPP2B-like, with protein sequence MNGLPLTVRVLGSYLNGKPLNLWKVALENLKRTPHQEIMKVLRTSYDGLDFRHQQLFLDIACFYEGQDKNLVARILEGREFDDAIIIRDLIDLCLIFESNSKLCMHNLLQEMGWEIVRLESVKFPGERSRLWFHEEVNDVLTTHGGSRNVEGMVLDLSALNELRLEANAFENMSLLKVLRFCNAKMDGCLEYSSKAELIGSSYDGWKWRVDQMLTADKVILLEQLWEGNQPLENLRIVKLSHSKYLTRTPDFSGAPNIRRLILEGCTSLVEVHPSIGALKELIFLNFEGFENLKYISSISNMKSLEIFILSGCSKLKHFPEIPEKCERLRYLFLDETALSELPSSIGNFNGLVLLNLTNCKKLLCLPQRICGLMSLKILTVAGCSKLKKLPDELGCLRSLEELNADGSGIQVAPPSCALLTKLQVLPLAECLQLHSLFNVVFSLWSSPTRCVALNFLSNLSCLKTLMLSDCNLLEDGLPEDLSLLSSLERLDLSKNDFSTVPTCLRGLSQLKRLFLMHCSKLQSVGEGELPLSIEGVWADHCSSLETFSFPLSAFEFNNMGHFIFTFSGCFKLVKNERSDAVVGDIVQAIKAAALVRKFMDGHDYSRPRNSFQAIVPGNSIPEWFVCQSVGSSVTGQLPMHDWHNMALMGLAACVVFNVDASLDLCYLQISVCFGTYRFSDNVFSTLVQMEGGLVWFVYQSLARLKESGWPYSDFSLPVTVSFSLGHCSSSLVGVVKKCGFRLVHVEGGRIL encoded by the exons atgAATGGGCTTCCTTTAACCGTTAGAGTGCTGGGTTCTTATCTAAATGGCAAGCCTTTAAATCTTTGGAAGGTGGCATTGGAAAATCTGAAAAGAACTCCACACCAAGAGATTATGAAAGTGCTAAGAACAAGTTATGATGGGCTAGATTTTCGTCATCAGCAATTGTTTTTAGATATAGCATGCTTCTACGAAGGGCAGGACAAAAATTTAGTTGCAAGAATATTAGAAGGTCGTGAATTCGATGATGCTATCATTATACGAGATCTTATTGACCTCTGTCTGATTTTTGAATCAAATTCGAAGCTTTGCATGCATAATTTACTACAAGAAATGGGCTGGGAAATTGTGCGTCTTGAAAGTGTTAAATTTCCTGGTGAACGGAGCAGATTGTGGTTTCATGAGGAAGTCAATGATGTGCTTACAACACATGGG GGGTCTAGAAATGTTGAAGGCATGGTACTTGATTTGTCTGCGTTAAACGAGCTACGCTTGGAGGCCaatgcttttgaaaatatgtCCCTATTAAAAGTGCTCAGATTCTGTAATGCGAAAATGGATGGATGCTTGGAGTATTCATCCAAGGCAGAGTTAATTGGTTCTTCTTATGATGGTTGGAAATGGAGAGTGGATCAGATGCTAACAGCTGATAAAGTGAT TCTGCTTGAACAACTATGGGAGGGAAACCAG CCATTGGAGAATTTGAGGATCGTCAAACTTAGCCACTCCAAATATCTAACTAGGACCCCAGATTTTTCTGGAGCCCCAAATATCAGGAGGTTAATTCTGGAAGGTTGTACAAGTTTGGTTGAGGTTCACCCATCCATTGGAGCTCTCAAGGAgcttattttcttaaattttgaaggCTTTGAGAACCTCAAGTATATTTCAAGCATCTCCAATATGAAATCTCTTGAAATCTTTATTCTCTCTGGCTGCTCGAAGCTAAAGCATTTTCCAGAGATTCCAGAAAAATGCGAGAGGTTGAGATATCTTTTTCTTGATGAGACTGCTCTAAGCGAACTACCCTCATCAATTGGAAATTTCAATGGGCTTGTATTGTTAAATTTGACCAATTGCAAAAAGCTTTTGTGTCTTCCACAGCGCATTTGCGGACTGATGTCTCTTAAAATTCTTACTGTTGCTGGTTGttcaaaattgaagaaattgccTGATGAGTTGGGATGCCTGCGAAGTTTAGAAGAACTAAATGCAGATGGAAGTGGTATACAAGTGGCACCACCATCCTGTGCACTTTTGACAAAACTTCAGGTATTACCATTGGCAGAATGTTTGCAACTGCATTCTTTGTTCAATGTGGTGTTCTCCTTATGGTCATCACCAACAAGATGTGTGGCCCTaaattttttgtcaaatttaTCCTGCCTGAAAACATTGATGTTAAGTGACTGTAACCTATTGGAAGATGGACTACCGGAAGATCTTAGCTTGCTATCTTCATTGGAAAGATTAGATCTGAGCAAAAACGACTTCAGTACTGTACCTACTTGCTTACGTGGACTTTCTCAGCTCAAGCGTCTCTTCCTTATGCACTGCAGTAAGCTGCAATCAGTGGGGGAGGGGGAGCTTCCATTAAGTATTGAAGGAGTATGGGCGGATCATTGCTCTTCCTTGGAAAccttttcatttccattaagtGCATTTGAATTCAACAATATGGGCCATttcattttcacattttctggTTGCTTCAAACTAGTGAAAAATGAGCGTAGTGATGCTGTGGTGGGAGATATCGTACAAGCGATCAAGGCTGCTGCATTGGTACGGAAATTCATGGATGGACAT GATTACAGTCGTCCACGTAATTCCTTTCAAGCTATTGTTCCTGGGAATAGCATTCCAGAGTGGTTTGTCTGTCAGAGCGTGGGGTCTTCAGTAACAGGACAGCTGCCCATGCATGATTGGCACAATATGGCGTTGATGGGACTGGCTGCTTGTGTTGTTTTTAATGTCGATGCCAGCTTAGACTTGTGTTATTTACAAATTTCTGTATGTTTTGGAACGTACCGGTTTTCTGATAACGTGTTTTCCACACTGGTTCAAATGGAAGGTGGCCTTGTGTGGTTTGTGTATCAATCACTTGCTCGACTGAAGGAAAGTGGCTGGCCCTACTCAGATTTCTCTCTTCCTGTGACGGTCTCATTTTCTCTCGGTCACTGCAGTTCGTCTTTGGTGGGTGTGGTGAAAAAGTGTGGGTTTCGTCTCGTACATGTGGAAGGGGGTAGAATTTTGTGA